A window of Candidatus Obscuribacter sp. genomic DNA:
TGATGGGACTCTTTCGCTGATTTCTATCGCCTGCGCAAACGGTTCTGCTGACATCCCGGGCTTGCATTAGCTTCGCTACCCCTGAAGCTGCGCGAGCATAATATGGCGTTCATTCCCTTCTTAAAAGCCTTGAGCCCTATTACTCCAATACTTTAGTTTCCCGCTATCAAGACTTATTTACTTACAACTAGAGCAACCCATCAGCTAATCAAATCACGCGCCGCCCCCGCCCTCATCGCCTGCACCATGCCCACCGCCATGGATAGACGGGCTCGATTTGAGTTGTAAATAGCTGCAATCTCTGGAAGTAAGCCAATACAAAGACGTTCTCAAGAAAAGTCATTCAAACCAAGTAAGTTTTCAAGCGCTCGGTCGCCGCCTCAGCGGATATCGGGCATCAGTATCAGCCTTTAACCCAAGGTATGCGTATGAACCGTGTATCACACTCCCTCAAGCACACTCCCGCACCCAAGCGGCGGAAGTTCCGTGTCGAGAAGCGCTGGTTTGTCATGCCCGATGGCGTGCGACTGGCGTCAACCCTCTTTGTCCCTCGTCCTCGCAGTAAGGGTGAGACCTTCCCGGTCCTGCTCGAATATCTCCCTTATCGCAAGGACGACACTTTTTACATCGTCGACTACCCCTGTTTTAGCTACATCGCCCAGCTCGGTTTTATCGGCGTCAAGGTCGATATCCGCGGCACTGGTGCATCTGACGGCGAGATCCCGGAGCGGGAATACTCCGATCAGGAAATGCAGGACGGGGAAGAAGTAATCCGGCAGCTCAGCGCCATGACCAACTCCAATGGCAATGTGGGGATGTTTGGCGTCTCCTGGAGCGGCTTTAACTCACTGCAGATGGCGATGCGCAGGCCGCCTGCTCTCAAGGCTATCCACGCCGTCCATGCCTCCGATGATTTGTTTAACGACGATGTGCACTACATCGACGGTAACCTGCATCTGGACCCCTACCACCTGTTTATCAACCACGAGCTTGGGCTGCCGCGCGCCTGACTACGAGTTGAGCGATGAGTATTTTGCCTCGCGCTTTGACCGCCGTCCCTGGACTTTTACCTATCTGGGCAAGCAGCTCGATGGTGAGTTTTGGCGGTCCAAATCTTTGCGCGCGAGGACTACAGTCGCATCGACATCCCGGTCTACCTGCTTGGTGCGGCTGCTTGATGGCTACCGTTCCGCCACTGTGCGCATGTTCAAAAACCTCAAGGTGCCAGTGCGTTTGCGACATCGGTCCCTGGAATCACAGCTGTCCTGATGACGGCACTCCCGGTCCCAACTACGAGTGGGTGGAGCGCATGACTCAGTGGTTTGGACAGTACCTCAATGTGCCTGCCGGTGAAGATGCTGCTGAGATATCAGCTAAGGGCGCTGGTAAGGCACGTGCCGCATCTGCCAAGAAGCACAAGCCGACTCGTGAGTCGCTGGTCTATGTCCGTCATGGTCATGAGCCTGACAGCAAGATCGAGACTGTACCTGGCTACTGGCGCAAGGATGCGCTCCCTGCTCGTGGCACTGTCATCGAGACTGTTGCTCTGGCGCCTGCCTCTTGCCCGCGCAGTCTGGCTTACAAGGCCTTTGGCGGCACGGCGGCAGGCACATGGTGGGGTGATTTGACTGGTGAAATGGCTGGAGATGATGCTGACTCGCTTGTGGTCGACAGCCCCGCACTGGAAAAGCCCAAGCAAATCATCGGCTCCCGAGGTCACTCTCACTGTCAAAAGCACGTCGCCGCGCGCCAAAGTGGACGGTGCGACTGGAGGACGTCTCGCCAACTGGTGCAGTGTCTCTTGTTACCGGTGCCCTGGTGCATCCGGCATTGCGCGATGGCAGGATGAGTCCCGCCCAGCGCAGGTTGACCAGGAGTACGAGATCGAGGCAGTGTTGCATTTCACTACCTGGACCTTCCAGCCTGGGCACAAAATGCGCATCTCTGTCGCCAATGCCCAGGTGCCCATGACCTGGCCAGCGCCGATCACATGACGACGACGGTGGACTTTGGCAAGTCGACTCTGTCACTGCCTGTGGTGCCGCTCAATAAAAACAAGGTGGTCGGGCTGCCCAAGGTCGCTGACCGGATGTACTGCCGCGATGGTGAGTTTATCGATGTGCCGGGTGGTAAGCCCGATGCACAGGCCTATCAGCGTCGGGACTCGCGTACTGGCGCTCGCTCGCACGTGGTCAAAGCACGGTCGGCTTATCGCATCAGGGAGCGCAAGTTTTACACCAGTAATACCAGCATCTGGACTGCCAACGACGCCACTCCCTGGGCGGCTCGTTATACCGGCATCGCCAGTACAACGGTGACAAAGCGCGGGCTTGCCTGGACTTTGACGACGCGGCTCATTGTGCGCTCGGATCGCGACAATCTCTATGTCACGGTCACTCGCACACTGACCAAAACGGCAAGGTCGCTCGCAAACGCGCCTGGCATGAGACGATTCCGCGTCAGTTTAACTAGCGTTAGCTGGTTTGCAGTCTCTACATTCAGTTGATTCGAAGGAGTACCTCTGGTCCAAAAGACCCGAGGTACTCTCTTCTTTTTTTCTCTTTTTTTGAATACTAATACATATAGTGCAATATCTCAGATCTCATATCAAGATAAAGGCTATGGTGAGTGATGCTTACTTCTTCCTTGGACATAACTTTTCAATTCTAGCTACTAGTCTCTTCAAAGTCTTATCTCTCTGATTTGTGGCGATATTCACGAGACTTTCATGTCCTTTGGTTTTAACTTATGCCATTACTACCTGGCGGACTTGAAATGGCGATACAAGAAAAACAGCGATGTTAGAGAAAGCGCTCCCGTGAACGACAGAGGCGTGCAAAGCGAATCCCGCTTGAATGGCGGCGAGCTATTGAGTCAGTATGATTCGGTTGTGGGCAAGGCTGCTGGCAGCTCGGGCACTGCCTGGGTGATGGTTTGCAGGCAAGTGGTGGTCGGAGCAATAGCGCTGTCGAAAACGGTCAATTGGTTTTTAGTAACCCATACGGCGGAGCAGATCGCAATAGTGGCGAAGGTAAATCATGGCAGGTTGCTCCAAGCCGGAGGTGTCGCATGACGCTGCTCCCAGGCAGATGAGCCCCGAAGAAAGCTTGTTTAACATGGGCAGACGCACTGATATCAAAGGTGCAAGCGCTGCTGCCGAATCTGGTCAGCAAGAGAGCGCTAAACTAGGTGCAAGCCCGGCATTCAAAAGGACGGTACTCTCAGTCAAAAGATCAAGAGAGCTTGTTCAAGGCTGCTGAAGGCGTTGGTAACAAGGACTGCTCAATCATTTCCAAAACTATGTCAATCAAGGACTTAAGGGCAATCATCAATTACAATTTAGCAGAGTTTGCTCAAGATGGCAAAGCAACAAATGTCATCAATGTCATTGGACAAGACGGCAAACCGGTTAAACAATATCGCAAATAGGGCTTAAATTTGATGATTGGCAGACGAATGTTTTTCGCCGTTACCGTGCCCCTACTTTGTCTGTTAGTGCAATCCTGTGGTTTTGCTGTCTATTGCTCAAAACGAAGGTCCGCCACCAGAGCCAGTCTTTGTCATCAAAGTAAAGCGTGATCTGTCACCTCAAGCCTTCGGCAGTTGACGATGCCACTCTGAATCGGTATTTTGCCGATGAGATAGAACA
This region includes:
- a CDS encoding CocE/NonD family hydrolase; the encoded protein is MNRVSHSLKHTPAPKRRKFRVEKRWFVMPDGVRLASTLFVPRPRSKGETFPVLLEYLPYRKDDTFYIVDYPCFSYIAQLGFIGVKVDIRGTGASDGEIPEREYSDQEMQDGEEVIRQLSAMTNSNGNVGMFGVSWSGFNSLQMAMRRPPALKAIHAVHASDDLFNDDVHYIDGNLHLDPYHLFINHELGLPRA